The DNA segment CCTTGTCCTAGATAATTAAGGATAAGCATGATTTTTACGTATATCCAGCTGACTGTTATGTTTCTTCTTCCGCAGTGTCCAAGGTCACTATAAAGTGCTTCAGCACCTGTGGTACAGAGAAAAACAGCACCTAAAACGAGAAACCAGTTCGGGTCATGTGCTAATAATCTTATTGCATAATAAGGATTGAATGCTTTAAGTATAGGTAAAAATTCTGCTAGATGCAAACTTCCCATAACTCCTAGCATCAAGAACCAGAAGAACATGAATGGACCGAATAATTTTCCTATAGCACTAGTACCAAATTGTTGTATAAAGAAAAGTGCTGATATGATAGCAATCGTTATTGGCACAACAGGTGTCGCGTCGTTAACAGCCTTCAATCCCTCTATGGCAGAAGTTACTGTAATGGAAGGCGTTATGATGCCATCTGCTACTAGCGTGCTGGCGCCTATTATAGCTGCTACATATAGCCATTTACGGTTATGCTTCCTCACTAATGCATATAGAGCAAGGATACCACCTTCACCTTTATTATCAGCGCTAAGTGCAACAATAACATATTTAACTGTGGTTTGTAGAGTGAGCGTCCAGATGATGCAGGATACGGCACCTATAATGTAGTTTGCATCATAACCTTCACTGGCATGCATTATAGTTTTCATTACATATAAAGGTGATGTCCCTATATCTCCGAATACAATACCTAGTGTTACTAAAAGTCCAAGTGCACTAAATTTACTTGCCCCTGAACATTTATCGAACTTTATCGCCATAACTTTTTAATTACATCTTATATAAAACCCTGCAAAGGTAATTATTAATTTGAAATATTATTTATTTCTTATAAATATTTTAGCGTTTTACTTTATTTGGATTATAAATTACTACCTTTGCGTAATAAAAATAGTAAGATGACAACTAAAGAATTGATGCGCGAAGCAATTCGCTTGGCTAATGATAATGTAAAAAATGGTGGTGGTCCTTTTGGGGCGGTAATAGCAGATAAGAGTGGAAATATAATATCTACAGGCGTAAATCGTGTTACGGCTAACAATGATCCGACTGCTCATGCGGAAGTAAGTGCTATTAGAGCTGCGGGTTCCAAATTAGGAACGTTTAGTATGGAGGGTTATTCTATATATACATCTTGTGAGCCATGTCCAATGTGTCTTGGAGCTATTTATTGGGCTCATCTAGATAAAATATATTATGCCAATACCAAGGATGATGCTAAAAATATAGATTTTGATGATTCTTTCATTTATGATGAGATAGCTCTTACGCCCGACAGACGCAAAAAACCGTCTGAGCAGATTTTAAGAGATGAGGCAATCAAGACATTTGAGGCTTGGGCGAAGAAAGATGATAAGATAGAATATTGATAAATTGACAACGTTGTATAGCTTATGATTGCGTAAACTATTATACAATTTGTTAGGCTTAGTACAGTTTTCAATTACTATACATTTTAAACTCATGCAAATTTTATATTTCACCTCCCTGTGGCGAAATTATACATAATGGCTTTATTACCAGTGCTTTATCTACGGGGAGGTGAAATTTTACCTCCCCGCTATGCTTTGGCTTGTCAAAAGCATAGGTAATATATACCAACTTAACTTGAATTGGTCTGCAACTTAACTTGAATTAGTTGCCGTTATCTATGTTTTTATGGCATGCAATGATGCTATTTTTCATAACATAAATCTCTTTTATACTAATCCGGGGAGGTGAAATTTTCACCTCCCCGGACTTAAATATCTGATGTATATACCGTTACGACATTTTGTACCAGTGGAAGTTAATTCGTAATTATAAATTCTGTGAGCCAATATATTCAGAAGGAGACATGCCAAACTGTTTCTGGAAACACTTGGAAAAATAGGATGGGCTATTAAAACCTACCATGAAACAAATCTCACTAATCTGATATTTATTCTCAAGCAGCATAGATGCGGCTTTCTTAAGTCGTATTATCTGTATCAATTCGTTGGGAGTGACATCTGCCACACCCTTTATCTTGGCAAACAGTCCTGAACGGCTTACGCAGAGCTCTTTTGCAAGATAGTCTATTGAGAAGTCTGGATTAGACGTATTCCCCTCTATAAGTTTATACATCTTAGACAAAAACTCTTTGTCTTTATCATTGTTAGTGATGGAATCAATAGGTACAGATGGCATTTCAGAAAATGTCTTCAGTTTACATTGGCTTTCAGAAGTGTTATTGATGCTAAGACAAATACTGCTGCACTTCACGCTATAAATGACAGAATGCTGCCTAAAGATGAGAATGACCGTACTATACCATATTTTCATTGGTGGCCCGAGAATGATTCAATAGAATGGATTACATATCAGTTTCCAGAAGAAAATATAGTTTCGAACAGTACTGTTTATTGGTATGATGATTCTCCATGGGGAGGTTGCAGGTTGCCTGAATGGTGGAAAATATACTTTATGAATGATAAAGGACAATGGCAGTCTGTAGAAAATATTAATGGATATGAAATCAAAATAGGTGTAGGAAATATAGTAAGATTTATTCCGATAAAGACTAAATGTTTAAAGTTAGAAGTAAAATTGCCAAAGGATAATTCATCAGGATTGTATGAGTGGGAGGTGAAATGAACATCTCTCTCTAAAAGTCATTTGTAATAAGGAAACAACTGACATTTCGCTTAGTATTATGGTGACGTTGTATAATTTTATATCTTAATGATATTATATTATATGATGTGATGGCCAATCTTATAGTATATTTGCGGGCAAAACAAATAATACTTATAATGAGAAAAATAATCGTAATATTAGTGATATTGTTTATTGCTAATAATAATATGTCAGGAAAGAAGAAAGCAGAATGCTTCCCAAATGGAGAAATTATTTCGGAGTGGTTTTCGGATACTACACGAATTGATATTAATAATCTAGGGAAACAATATGTAATAACAGATTATGGAGTAGTTAATGACTCAAGTTTAATCCAGACAGAAAAAATACAGAATGTAATAGACCAATGTTATAAAAATGGTGGAGGAGTTGTAGTTGTTCCTAAAGGAACATTCCTTACCGGTTCTTTGTTTTTTAAACAAGGAACTAACCTCTACTTAAGTGATGGGGCTAAATTGAAAGGGAGTGATGCTATTACAAACTATAAAATAATTCCGACACGATTAGAAGGCGTTACAATGAATTATTTTGCAGCATTGATAAATGCAGACCATTTAAATGGTTTTTCAATTTCAGGTAGAGGAACAATTGATGGTAATGGCAAAAAGTTTTATGATGAGTTTTGGCTCAGGAGAAAGGTAATTCCTAATTGTACCAACTTAGAAGCTTTAAGACCTAGATTACTCTATATATCTAATTCAACAGATGTAAAAGTTTGTGGAGTCAGAATGATTAATTCAGGATTTTGGACTAACCATATATATAAATGCAAAAGAGTTAAATATATAGGATGTTATATTTATGCACCAACAGATGGATATCCCAAAGGACCAAGTACAGATGCTATAGATTTAGATGTCTGTAAAGATGTCCTGATTGATGGATGTTATGTAAATGTTAATGATGATGGTATTTGTCTTAAGGGTGGCAAAGGAACATTTGTTGATAAAGATTCGACAAATGGAATTTGCCAAAATATAATAGTTCAGAATTGTAGCTTTGGAAAAGCAGGAGGGGGTATAACATTTGGAAGTGAATGTTTTGATGCTAAAAATATTATAATGAGGAATTGTCGTTTCAATAAAACAAGTAATATCCTATTGTTTAAAATGCGTCCGGACACTCCTCAGAAGTATCAATATGTTAGTGTGGAGAATTGTACAGGTAATACTACATATGGTATAAGAACACGCATTTGGACTCAGTTCTTTGATTTGAGAGTACGCAAAGATATGCCTCGTTCTTCTGTCTCTGATGTAGAAATGAAAGATATAAATGTTACTTGCTCACAATCATTCTATGAACTGAAGCAATCTGATAAATATGATTTGGGTAATTTCTCATTTGAAAATATTAATGCAAAGGACTCGAATGGTAAAATGCCCGTATCATTCCTTAAGAACTGTAAGATAAAGAACGTCGAGATTAATGGGAATAAGATTAAGTAATCTTATTCCCTATATTTTGATGGTGGAACTCCAAATTGGTCTTTGAAGCATTTGCTAAAATAATAAGGGTTATCAAAGCCTACTTCGTAAGCAACTTCAGAAACATTCATTACGCCCGACTTGAGTAATTCTGCAGCGTGCTTTAATCTCATAACACGTAGATATTCATTGGGCGTATATCCCGTAATGCCTCTTACTTTGCGATAGAAAATTGTACGTCCGATATGTAGCATATCTGCAATCTTCTCAACAGAAAGAGTTTGATCACTTATTTTAGACTCAATAATGGCATTAAGGCGACGAGCAAATGTATTATCTTGTTCTGTAGCACACAATGTTGGTCTTATCGTTTCAAGATTTTTGGAAAATTTCTGTTTTAGCTTCTCGCGTTGATCTAATAGCTGGAAAATCCTTGCGATAAGTAATTGGGGGCTGAATGGTTTAGTAACATAGGCATCTGCCCCAGACTCTGTACCCTCAAGGTGACTTTCTTCATTGCTTAGAGCTGTGAGAAGAATTATAGGAATATGACTTGTTTCAAAATTATTTTTTAGTCGTTTTGTTAATTCAAAGCCATTCATTCTCGGCATCATAACATCACTAATGATTAGGTCTGCATCATAATCTTTTGCTTTAGCAATCCCACTTTTACCATCAGATTCAGTTTCTATTTCAAAATAAATGCTTAACTCTTCAACAAGGAAGTCACGTACATCATTATCATCTTCCACTAATAGGATTTTTTTCTTATTAAGAGGCTTTGTATTATTAACGTTATTGAGTGTTTCTTCTTCTTTAAAAGGAATACTTGCTTTTATCTCATCTTTTAATATGGGATTATCCTTAACTAGAAAATCAGATTCGTCATAAACACTTTTGTCTGTAGGAATATTTACTGTAAAAATTGAGCCTCCATTGGTATTCTCTTTATATTCAATTGCGCCATGATGAACAATAACAAGTTCTTTAGTAAGATGAAGTCCTATTCCAAAACTTTCTCCGGTATAACTACTTTGCATAAATCCATTAAATAATTGTCCACGCTTTTCTTTTGGTATTCCAACACCAGTATCGGTTACTGTTATTGTCATTTCTCTATTAAAGTTAATAGCTACAGATATATTACCCCCGGATGGTGTGTATTTGAATGCATTTGAAAGAAGATTAAATACTATTTTGTCAAGATGCCTTTTATCTATAAACATTATATAAGCATCTTCTGATGACTCAATAGTAAAACTAATATTTTTAGATTCGGCTGCATCTTCAAATGTCATGCACAATTCCTTGATAAAGTGTACGACGTCTGTTTCTTCTAAGGCAAGAGCTAGTTTTCCTGCTTGCATCTTTCTAAATTCAAGAAGCTGGTCGATCAGTCTTAACATCCTTCTTACACTCTTATCCATAGTATGTATAGACTTATCAAGTTCACTCTGCCAATGGTTTATTTTTACAATTCTGGCTTCTTTCTCCAGAGAACCTGCTATCAATGTAAGTGGCGTACGGAATTCGTGTGCTATATTGGTAAAGAATGACAATTTATATTTTGTCAGTTCTCGTTCAAGTTTAACCTTAGTGCGGAGTTCATCCTTCTCTTTAATATTCTTAACTATGAAATATATTGTAATTACAATTAATATAATGTATATCATAATAGCCCATGCTGACATATAGAAAGGTGGTCTGATAACAATACTCAACACGCTCTCATTTCCCCACTCACCATCAGTATTGCATGCTTTTGCGTGTAATTTATATTTCCCCGGAGGAAGATTCTTATATGCGGCCCATGCATTAGGTGATGTCACACTCCATGTATTATCATAACCTTCCAGCCAATAAGTATATTTTACATTTTTTACATCAGAATAGTCTAGTGTAGAAAAATCAATAACAGGTGAATTGTTTTTATAATCAAGAATCATCGTGTCTGTATAAGGTTGAGATGTGAAAACAAGTCCCATCTTATCATAATAATGATGTAGCTTACTGGGGTTGATAATAGTAAGTCCATAATATCCACCTAATAATATTCTGCCATCATTAAGGCACACCGCTGAATTTTCATTGTAAACGTTACCCATTTGATTTGGGTCCATATAATAATTGTCAATGGTGTTTTTATCGTAATTAAAGCATGATACACCTTGTTGAGTAGATATCCAGTAATTTCCTTTTTTATCTTCAACAATAGATTGGGTCATATTGTTTATTAGTCCATTAGACTGATTGTATTGCTTAAATTTTAAGTTCTGGTATCCGTTCTTGAAATCCGTAACACATATACCTTCACCAGGTAGGGTAATCCATACACGATTTTTTTTGTCAATCATAATATCGTGTATTTCAGAACCTTTTTTATATCTGTAGTATGCTAAAGTATTATTGATAAGTTTGTTAGGATTGAATACAATAAGTCCACCTGTGGACCCCATCCATATCCATCCGTTTTTGTCTATTTTCAGGCATCTTACTTCATTTGTTCCAACGCTGTCGGAAAACATGTTTTTGACATGATATCCATTGCCTTTTTTCCATGCAACACTTAAACCGTCTCCATAAGTTCCTATCCACATTCTTTTCTTACCGTCCATAGTCATGCAGAAGACATTATGGTCTTTGAACGAGAGTCCTTTTATACCATATATACCTTTGCCGCGTGTACCTATCCAAGTATTGCCATCTTCAGCTTCTTTTATAGCATATACATTTGAATCGAAGTGTTTCTTTAATATAAGATGCTTCATATCCGGACTATATTTGTACAGCCAGCCTGCTCGAGTTGACACATAAATATCTCCATCCTTGTTTTTGGAAATCATTCTTACCACATTAGAGAATGCCATGTGTTTGTTTTCATCCGGCAATATTCGTTCTGTAGTCTTTTCAAGTACCTCAATATGAGCTATTCCACCAAATTCAGTACTAACCCATACACTACCGTTACGGTCCGCAATCATGTCAAGAATATGGTCTGAGGCAATTGGCGAGTCTTCACTCCCATTTGCAGTAAAGTGTTGGTGCTGTTTAAGGTCTTTGCTGTATACAAATAGTCCATTACCATATGTCGAAATCCAGATTAACCCATGTTTATCTTCTACTATATGATAACGTTCATAGTCGATATAGTTTGTTTCGTTTCTTGGTAATAGATTTAAACTTATAAGACCTTTATTGGTAACCATTCTTAATATTCCTGTCTTATTATATATCCATTTCCTGCCTTTATTGTCAGTTATAACTTTACCATTGTTGATATTCCATTCACCAGTACAGCATCTTACTTTAGAATTCTTGATGTCAACAGAATAACTTCCGGTATTAGTGAATATAATCCAGTTACCCTTCCAAATGATACCTCCTATATATGATTGCTCCTTACTGAATCCTATATTTAGTAAGAATCTTACTTTATTTCCATTCAATTGATATATGCTTCCATCATCAGAGAGAAGCATTCGTTTATTGGCAAATTTCATTATCTTTACAAAACTTTTACCTCGGTATGCAAAGATCAGTTTATTATGAGTCTGAATATACATCCTGCCGGGTGTGCATAATATTATCCTGTCTGAGTTGATGGCGTCAAACAATATGATATTATCAGAACCAATATTGTTTTTGCCAAATCTTTCTGTCCGAAATTTACCGTCTTTTAAACTAACTTTTAAAGCTCCTTCTTTTTTCCCGTATAACCAAATAGTACCGGCTTTTAATATTTTTGAATTTGTAAAGTGTGGCTTAGGTTTACCATACATATAATCAGAATTCTGTCCACTTTTTAAATTAAGGCATGAAAAGACCTCAGAAGTGCAAAAGAGCCACATGTTCTTATTTTTGTAATCTTCCTCAATAGATTTTATCCTGTTATCATCAAGAGAACCATAATTGGCATTACGTTTAAATATTACCATCCTGTTTCCATCATAGCGTGCCAGTCCATTGTGAGTACAGAACCACATAAAGCCTTTCCTGTCTTGGTATATCGATGAAATGGAATTTGACGGCAATCCATCTTGTATAGTCAGCTTCTTAGATCTTATCTGTATAGGCAAAGACAGCGTGTCAGTACGAATAGATTCTAAAGTTTTACTAACATTAGAATCTGTTCGTCTTGTCTGACTACAACTGGAAATCATGCAAATAGTGATGCAAAATACAAGGAACCTAAATTTATTCATATCAACACAAATTTTGCAAAGGTAAACAAATAAAGCAAAATATCAAAATTTACCCTTTAATCAATATATTATTATGGCAATCTTTTAAGTCCATCCCATTGTACATTCCAATTTCCATCTTTAGGAAAACCGGGATTCTCAATTGTATTGTTGTCCCATCCTGCGCACATCATTGCTATAGACATTAACAAGCCTCCATTACCAGGTAGATACAACCTTAATCGTTCATCTTGATAGTTGTGTCCATTTATCAGGTATGTATTTTTCTGTTGTTTCATCAGTAATGCATCTACAGCTTTCTCAGGTTCTCCCATACGAGCAGCACACATAGCCATCATAGGATAATCCCATCCCCAGGTAGTTTCCCATTTCCAGTTTTTCCATATCCAGTTTTCAGTTTTCTTCATTATATCCATATTTACCTGATGACTGTTATATGGTAATAAACCTACGGCCCCTAGAACTGCAGGATGGTCGCTGTACATCTTTTCGTTTACATAAGAGTCTGGTTGTGTTTCAGCAGCTAGATAGAGACTGTCTTTTGATGCTAAAGGAGAAATCTTTGATATGATGTCATCCCAATGCGCATTTCTTTTTTTACCCATTCGTTCACGCCATTCTTGAGCTATCTGAAGGGCGTAATGCCAATAAGATAATTCAAATGGCGGATTTTCCGTGGTTGCTGCAGGCAAGGTCTCTTGTGCCGCTATACAACCTTTTAGTATGTAGCGTTTGCCAATTGAATCGTATTGCGCAAAGTCTCCCATAAATTCAGCTGTCTCTTCTACAAGTTTAGCATATTTATCAAGTACAGCCTTCGAATTGTCAACTCTATAAAGAAGTTCAGCAAGATAAATGAGATGAGGCTGTTGCCATATAAGGAAACTACCTACGTTAGAAGGAGCTTCTTCACCACTTGGATCTGTCATCTTCATCCACCTAACACCTTTGAATCCTTGCCTTTGGGCTATCTCTCTGGCTTTCTTTTCAACTTTAAAGTACCATGAAAGTGAGCGATCAAGCATCTCTGGATGTCCCCATAGGGCAAATTGGGCCTGATGCCATAAAATCATTTCTAAATGGAATTTACCGTACCATGAATTGTATGTAAGACCAGTCTCTTGAGGAGGTGTATTTCCTCCATCTTGGATGGCAAGTAGATATTGGCTCAATACAATTCTACGCTCTAACTCTTTTGCTCTTGGATCTTTGCACTGTGAGAAGTCAACCATTGCACCTTTGTTCCAATAGCTATTCCAGTATTTCTCTGATCTCGATTTCGCTTCGTTAAAAGTTTCGTTATTATGTGCATATTTCTCAGTGAAAAGACATGTAAAACTCAAGGATTTTTCTTTTCCATCCAATACATAATAATTCTTTTTCTGTTTTCTAATTTTAGCCTTACCTTGCCAATTGATAGAAACATAATAAATCGTTTTGCCAATTGTATGTTTGAATATAGCAGAATGATAGTTGCTATAAACAAGTTCGGTAGAGTGTAAATTG comes from the Xylanibacter oryzae DSM 17970 genome and includes:
- a CDS encoding nucleoside deaminase; this translates as MTTKELMREAIRLANDNVKNGGGPFGAVIADKSGNIISTGVNRVTANNDPTAHAEVSAIRAAGSKLGTFSMEGYSIYTSCEPCPMCLGAIYWAHLDKIYYANTKDDAKNIDFDDSFIYDEIALTPDRRKKPSEQILRDEAIKTFEAWAKKDDKIEY
- a CDS encoding helix-turn-helix domain-containing protein; its protein translation is MPSVPIDSITNNDKDKEFLSKMYKLIEGNTSNPDFSIDYLAKELCVSRSGLFAKIKGVADVTPNELIQIIRLKKAASMLLENKYQISEICFMVGFNSPSYFSKCFQKQFGMSPSEYIGSQNL
- a CDS encoding glycoside hydrolase family 28 protein, whose protein sequence is MRKIIVILVILFIANNNMSGKKKAECFPNGEIISEWFSDTTRIDINNLGKQYVITDYGVVNDSSLIQTEKIQNVIDQCYKNGGGVVVVPKGTFLTGSLFFKQGTNLYLSDGAKLKGSDAITNYKIIPTRLEGVTMNYFAALINADHLNGFSISGRGTIDGNGKKFYDEFWLRRKVIPNCTNLEALRPRLLYISNSTDVKVCGVRMINSGFWTNHIYKCKRVKYIGCYIYAPTDGYPKGPSTDAIDLDVCKDVLIDGCYVNVNDDGICLKGGKGTFVDKDSTNGICQNIIVQNCSFGKAGGGITFGSECFDAKNIIMRNCRFNKTSNILLFKMRPDTPQKYQYVSVENCTGNTTYGIRTRIWTQFFDLRVRKDMPRSSVSDVEMKDINVTCSQSFYELKQSDKYDLGNFSFENINAKDSNGKMPVSFLKNCKIKNVEINGNKIK
- a CDS encoding hybrid sensor histidine kinase/response regulator transcription factor yields the protein MNKFRFLVFCITICMISSCSQTRRTDSNVSKTLESIRTDTLSLPIQIRSKKLTIQDGLPSNSISSIYQDRKGFMWFCTHNGLARYDGNRMVIFKRNANYGSLDDNRIKSIEEDYKNKNMWLFCTSEVFSCLNLKSGQNSDYMYGKPKPHFTNSKILKAGTIWLYGKKEGALKVSLKDGKFRTERFGKNNIGSDNIILFDAINSDRIILCTPGRMYIQTHNKLIFAYRGKSFVKIMKFANKRMLLSDDGSIYQLNGNKVRFLLNIGFSKEQSYIGGIIWKGNWIIFTNTGSYSVDIKNSKVRCCTGEWNINNGKVITDNKGRKWIYNKTGILRMVTNKGLISLNLLPRNETNYIDYERYHIVEDKHGLIWISTYGNGLFVYSKDLKQHQHFTANGSEDSPIASDHILDMIADRNGSVWVSTEFGGIAHIEVLEKTTERILPDENKHMAFSNVVRMISKNKDGDIYVSTRAGWLYKYSPDMKHLILKKHFDSNVYAIKEAEDGNTWIGTRGKGIYGIKGLSFKDHNVFCMTMDGKKRMWIGTYGDGLSVAWKKGNGYHVKNMFSDSVGTNEVRCLKIDKNGWIWMGSTGGLIVFNPNKLINNTLAYYRYKKGSEIHDIMIDKKNRVWITLPGEGICVTDFKNGYQNLKFKQYNQSNGLINNMTQSIVEDKKGNYWISTQQGVSCFNYDKNTIDNYYMDPNQMGNVYNENSAVCLNDGRILLGGYYGLTIINPSKLHHYYDKMGLVFTSQPYTDTMILDYKNNSPVIDFSTLDYSDVKNVKYTYWLEGYDNTWSVTSPNAWAAYKNLPPGKYKLHAKACNTDGEWGNESVLSIVIRPPFYMSAWAIMIYIILIVITIYFIVKNIKEKDELRTKVKLERELTKYKLSFFTNIAHEFRTPLTLIAGSLEKEARIVKINHWQSELDKSIHTMDKSVRRMLRLIDQLLEFRKMQAGKLALALEETDVVHFIKELCMTFEDAAESKNISFTIESSEDAYIMFIDKRHLDKIVFNLLSNAFKYTPSGGNISVAINFNREMTITVTDTGVGIPKEKRGQLFNGFMQSSYTGESFGIGLHLTKELVIVHHGAIEYKENTNGGSIFTVNIPTDKSVYDESDFLVKDNPILKDEIKASIPFKEEETLNNVNNTKPLNKKKILLVEDDNDVRDFLVEELSIYFEIETESDGKSGIAKAKDYDADLIISDVMMPRMNGFELTKRLKNNFETSHIPIILLTALSNEESHLEGTESGADAYVTKPFSPQLLIARIFQLLDQREKLKQKFSKNLETIRPTLCATEQDNTFARRLNAIIESKISDQTLSVEKIADMLHIGRTIFYRKVRGITGYTPNEYLRVMRLKHAAELLKSGVMNVSEVAYEVGFDNPYYFSKCFKDQFGVPPSKYRE